A window of the Lactuca sativa cultivar Salinas chromosome 5, Lsat_Salinas_v11, whole genome shotgun sequence genome harbors these coding sequences:
- the LOC111913386 gene encoding protein CHROMATIN REMODELING 19 yields the protein MKRGFESIEISDDEWSNHDFDSSRILNKPSSRTPPPPIESFAFRGGSGQAGTPSNPKPSFDYFSDSSDCVEVIKDGAQHAPENLEDDDFGEAPSTTIENRGRRFVIDDEDDEAVEDDAVDLGEGEDGDSEDLGFGEEVDGGDDIVGKALHKCAKLSTELRRELYGSSSTDACDRYAEVESSSVRIVTNDDICEACGMDDSGFQPVLKPYQLVGVNFLMLLYRKKVAGAILADEMGLGKTIQAITYLMLLNHLEDDPGPHLIVCPASVLENWERELKKWCPSFSVLQYHGAARTTHSKQLNSLAKSGLPPPFNVILVCYSLFERHSAQQKDDRKLLKRWKWSCVLMDEAHALKDKNSYRWKNLMSVAKNANQRLMLTGTPLQNDLHELWSMLEFMMPDLFETEDIDLKKMLNAEDTELISRMKSILGPFILRRLKSDVMQQLVAKVQRVEYVHMEIEQKTAYQEAIEEYRAVAHARMTKSGEEVKTPNLPKRQISNYFVQFRKIANHPLLVRRIYTDKDVIRFAKMLHPRGVFGAECTLDRVIEELKGYNDFSIHKLLLYYSDGSSKSLSDDHVMISAKCRALAGLLPTLMDGGHRVLIFSQWTSMLDILEWALDVIGVTYRRLDGSTQVTERQTIVDTFNNDTSIFACLLSTRAGGQGLNLTGADTVIIHDMDFNPQIDRQAEDRCHRIGQTKPVTIYRLVTKDTVDENVYEIAKRKLVLDAAVLESNIEVEKEGESSDKTMGEILSALLLG from the exons ATGAAACGAGGGTTCGAGTCAATCGAAATATCAGACGACGAATGGTCAAACCACGATTTCGATTCTTCCCGAATTCTCAATAAACCCTCCTCCAGAACCCCACCACCACCAATTGAGTCTTTCGCTTTCAGAGGCGGAAGCGGACAAGCCGGAACGCCGTCTAATCCTAAACCATCCTTTGACTACTTCTCGGACTCCTCTGACTGTGTTGAAGTTATCAAGGATGGAGCTCAACATGCACCTGAGAATTTGGAGGATGATGATTTCGGAGAGGCTCCATCGACGACGATTGAAAACCGTGGGCGGAGGTTTGTGATTGATGATGAGGACGATGAGGCGGTGGAAGATGATGCAGTTGATTTGGGCGAAGGGGAGGATGGAGATAGTGAAGATTTGGGGTTTGGTGAGGAGGTGGACGGGGGCGATGATATCGTCGGAAAAGCGTTGCACAAGTGTGCGAAGCTATCAACCGAGCTACGGAGAGAGTTGTATGGCTCCTCTTCTACCGATGCTTGTGATCGTTATGCTGAAGTTGAAAGTTCTTCTGTTAGAATCGTCACTAAT GATGATATATGTGAAGCATGTGGAATGGATGATTCAGGTTTTCAGCCTGTTCTCAAACCATACCAGCTTGTTGGTGTCAATTTTCTTATGCTTTTGTATAGGAAAAAGGTTGCAGGAG CAATATTGGCAGATGAGATGGGTCTTGGTAAGACTATTCAG GCAATAACATACCTTATGTTACTAAACCACTTGGAAGATGATCCGGGTCCTCATTTAATTGTTTGCCCTGCTTCTGTTTTGGAAAACTGGGAAAGAGAGTTGAAGAAATGGTGTCCATCATTTTCAGTGCTTCAATACCATGGAGCTGCAAGAACAACTCATTCTAAACAGTTAAATTCTTTAGCCAAAAGTGGATTGCCACCCCCCTTCAATGTGATTCTTGTATGCTACTCTCTCTTTGAAAGACACAG TGCTCAACAGAAAGATGATCGAAAGCTCTTGAAAAGGTGGAAATGGAGTTGTgttttgatggatgaggctcatgcTTTAAAGGATAAGAACAGTTACAGATGGAAAAACTTGATGTCAGTTGCAAAAAATGCAAATCAGAGGTTAATGCTTACAGGGACACCTTTACAAAATGATTTACAT GAACTATGGTCAATGTTGGAGTTTATGATGCCTGATTTATTTGAAACTGAAGACATTGATTTGAAAAAGATGCTAAATGCAGAAGATACAGAATTAATTTCTCGAATGAAATCGATTTTGGGACCATTTATTTTAAGGCGCTTAAAATCAGATGTAATGCAACAATTAGTTGCAAAGGTTCAACGG GTTGAATATGTGCACATGGAAATAGAACAAAAAACTGCATATCAAGAAGCCATTGAAGAGTATCGTGCAGTTGCACATGCACGAATGACAAAATCTGGAGAAGAAGTTAAAACTCCTAATCTTCCTAAACGCCAGATTTCAAACTATTTTGTTCAATTCAGAAAG ATTGCAAATCATCCTTTATTGGTGAGGCGTATTTACACAGATAAAGATGTCATCAGATTTGCCAAAATGTTGCATCCCAGAGGTGTATTTGGTGCTGAGTGTACTTTGGATAGAGTAATTGAGGAGCTTAAGGGTTACAATGACTTTTCAATTCACAAG CTTTTACTTTATTATTCTGATGGGAGTTCGAAAAGTCTTTCAGATGACCATGTTATGATTTCTGCAAAGTGCCGG GCATTGGCTGGACTTCTACCTACACTTATGGATGGTGGGCATCGGGTTCTTATATTTAGTCAATGGACTTCAATGCTTGATATCTTGGAGTGGGCCCTAGATGTAATTGGAGTTACATATAGACGCCTTGATGGGAG TACTCAGGTGACCGAAAGGCAAACAATCGTGGACACATTCAACAACGACACTTCAATATTTGCATGCTTGTTATCAACCCGGGCAGGCGGGCAGGGGCTGAACCTGACTGGGGCCGATACCGTCATTATACACGACATGGACTTCAACCCCCAAATTGACCGTCAAGCTGAAGACCGTTGTCACCGCATCGGTCAAACCAAACCCGTTACTATTTACAG GTTGGTAACAAAGGATACAGTGGATGAGAATGTGTATGAAATTGCAAAAAGGAAATTAGTACTTGATGCTGCAGTGCTTGAGTCCAATATTGAAGTGGAAAAAGAAGGTGAATCCTCTGATAAAACCATGGGAGAAATTTTGTCAGCTTTGTTGTTGGGATGA